One part of the Bacteroidia bacterium genome encodes these proteins:
- a CDS encoding NAD(P)/FAD-dependent oxidoreductase gives MTTSTIIIGAGPAGLACAGRLSKAGIPYTLLEKSDQLGHAWHNHYDRLHLHTVKELSHLPHLEFPEDYPRYVSRQKLLDYFEQYARKFEIKPQFGQEVRSINKAGEGLWEVQTQSGQSFQTKHVIVATGVNRVPNVPKWEGQESFQGEISHSKVYKNPQPFLGKKVLVVGMGNTGAEIALDLAEHEVETYISVRSPISVVPRDLNGRPVQVTSKQLAKLPFGFGDWLGTQIRKIYFGNLSKYNLESSKMHPAVQLRETGKTPVVDIGTIQAIKEGKIKVLGEIDHFTSTGLQFKKGEYHDFDAVILATGYSANVEDFVEKGAELLDKYGCPKQAISDSFHQGLYFVGFDNYKLGGILGTIFTDSEIVVQKIQELSPERLPS, from the coding sequence TTGACTACTAGTACTATCATCATTGGAGCAGGTCCGGCAGGACTGGCCTGTGCAGGAAGGCTTTCGAAGGCTGGAATCCCTTATACCCTCCTGGAGAAAAGTGATCAACTCGGCCATGCCTGGCACAATCACTATGACAGACTGCATCTGCATACCGTAAAGGAACTTTCTCATTTACCCCATTTGGAATTTCCGGAGGACTATCCTCGATATGTTTCCCGACAAAAACTGCTGGATTATTTTGAACAATATGCCCGAAAGTTTGAGATCAAGCCTCAGTTCGGGCAGGAAGTACGATCCATCAATAAAGCTGGCGAAGGGCTATGGGAAGTACAGACTCAAAGTGGTCAAAGTTTTCAGACCAAACATGTGATCGTCGCTACAGGTGTCAATCGCGTACCCAATGTACCGAAATGGGAAGGACAGGAATCATTCCAGGGAGAGATTAGCCATAGCAAAGTTTATAAAAATCCTCAGCCATTTCTGGGAAAAAAGGTTTTGGTGGTTGGTATGGGAAATACAGGAGCCGAAATTGCCCTGGATCTCGCTGAACATGAAGTAGAAACCTATATATCAGTTCGCAGTCCTATTTCGGTAGTTCCTCGCGACCTCAACGGCCGGCCCGTACAAGTTACCTCCAAGCAATTGGCCAAGTTGCCTTTTGGCTTTGGTGATTGGTTGGGAACCCAGATTAGAAAAATCTATTTCGGCAATCTCAGTAAATACAATCTGGAATCCTCCAAAATGCATCCGGCTGTCCAGCTACGTGAAACAGGTAAAACTCCGGTAGTAGATATCGGGACGATTCAGGCTATCAAGGAGGGAAAAATCAAGGTCTTAGGAGAAATTGATCATTTTACATCAACAGGCCTTCAGTTCAAAAAGGGGGAGTATCATGATTTTGATGCTGTCATTCTCGCTACAGGCTATTCGGCGAATGTGGAAGATTTTGTAGAAAAAGGGGCTGAGCTTCTGGATAAATATGGCTGCCCGAAACAAGCCATTTCAGATAGCTTTCATCAAGGATTGTATTTCGTTGGTTTTGACAACTACAAATTGGGCGGAATCCTGGGAACCATTTTTACAGATTCAGAAATTGTCGTGCAAAAAATCCAGGAGTTGAGCCCCGAAAGACTCCCCTCCTGA
- a CDS encoding carboxy terminal-processing peptidase: MRCLFLIWQVFLLNISLSASPLPEPVSESDCQIVYEFLEILDKNHVDPPEKNLAWADRLSALLIEGLDPRSLYLSQKDEQKIRKLNKVLILDIENNSCNYLEELKGLFNQRLTALNESMQEWEKKAFVYSSKDTISWVPGEKAYRPFDFTSLKLAWQNRLKYLVLFSIAESEMGSRSLDFRQDHFELQVREIRRARCEIEQIQESENGFEAYFLGKFMDAISASYDPHSAYFSLSEKELWDLALSTESFSFGLEFEKSRQGQLQVSKLNPGGPAWKSQLLHKGDEILELEYPKGSPLDLNCLSISQIAKQLKDSRSRSMALKIKKQNGEIRKLSLQKEILQLEENIINSFLLDGDKKLGYIYLPAFYMDSEDEISKGCAEDVARELLRLQAEGISGLILDLRFNGGGSMKEAIDLAGIFIDRGPMAIFESREEDATLLRDMNRGSFYEGPLVVLINGHSASASEILASALQDYERAVIVGSQSFGKSSGQIMLPVVGSGLGMAKVSIQKYYRINGESYQLNGVAPDVVLPTIDQVLGQKERDYLSPLTHKKIEKKTFYEKSGSLPYAYLEGQSESRIDDHEGFRSLNNLLDKLRAYQDKGLSFILAPQEFKKAWTQQMEVFQLLSNSPQKKTEAFVVRNNRFVESLLKLEPDKINLNKEQKDKIHRDMYIEEAYFILSDLIQKEKP, from the coding sequence ATGCGTTGCTTATTCTTAATCTGGCAGGTATTCTTATTGAATATCAGCCTTTCTGCTTCCCCTTTACCTGAACCTGTTTCAGAAAGTGATTGCCAGATCGTCTATGAGTTCCTGGAAATTCTGGATAAAAATCACGTCGATCCCCCGGAAAAAAATTTGGCCTGGGCGGATAGATTGAGTGCGCTCCTTATCGAAGGCCTTGATCCGAGATCCCTTTACCTGAGCCAGAAAGATGAACAGAAAATCAGGAAGCTAAATAAGGTTCTGATCCTGGACATTGAGAACAATAGCTGCAATTATCTGGAGGAACTTAAAGGACTCTTCAATCAACGGCTCACAGCATTGAATGAGAGTATGCAGGAATGGGAAAAGAAAGCCTTTGTATACAGCTCAAAAGATACCATCAGTTGGGTGCCCGGAGAAAAAGCTTATCGCCCCTTTGATTTTACTTCCCTCAAATTGGCCTGGCAAAACCGGCTCAAATACCTGGTCCTCTTTAGTATCGCGGAATCAGAAATGGGAAGTCGCTCCCTGGATTTCAGACAAGACCATTTTGAACTCCAGGTCAGAGAAATCCGCAGAGCCCGTTGTGAAATAGAACAGATTCAGGAAAGTGAGAATGGATTTGAGGCCTATTTTCTGGGGAAATTTATGGATGCCATAAGTGCTTCTTATGATCCTCATAGTGCCTATTTTTCTCTAAGCGAAAAAGAACTTTGGGACCTTGCCCTTTCTACCGAATCCTTCAGTTTTGGGTTGGAGTTCGAGAAAAGTCGGCAAGGGCAACTCCAGGTATCCAAACTAAACCCTGGGGGACCAGCCTGGAAATCCCAACTCCTACATAAAGGAGATGAGATTCTCGAATTGGAATATCCCAAAGGCAGTCCATTAGACCTGAATTGCCTGAGCATATCTCAGATTGCCAAACAACTCAAAGACTCTCGTTCTCGCTCGATGGCCTTGAAGATCAAGAAGCAAAACGGAGAGATCAGAAAATTGAGCTTACAGAAAGAAATACTCCAACTGGAGGAAAATATCATCAACAGCTTTTTGCTGGATGGCGATAAGAAGCTAGGCTATATTTATTTACCAGCCTTTTATATGGATTCCGAAGATGAGATTTCCAAAGGCTGCGCGGAGGATGTTGCCCGAGAGCTCCTGCGACTTCAGGCGGAAGGAATTTCCGGCCTGATTCTGGACCTGAGATTCAATGGAGGGGGTTCGATGAAAGAGGCCATAGACCTGGCCGGAATTTTTATCGATCGAGGGCCTATGGCAATTTTTGAGTCCAGAGAGGAGGATGCCACCTTACTCAGAGACATGAATCGGGGAAGTTTTTATGAAGGTCCCCTGGTGGTTTTGATCAATGGGCATAGTGCTTCTGCTTCTGAAATTCTGGCCTCAGCTCTGCAGGATTACGAACGAGCTGTCATAGTCGGCAGTCAGAGTTTTGGTAAATCTTCCGGACAAATCATGCTTCCTGTAGTAGGTTCAGGTTTGGGCATGGCCAAAGTGAGTATTCAGAAATACTACCGAATCAATGGGGAGAGCTATCAACTAAATGGAGTAGCCCCGGATGTAGTATTACCTACTATCGATCAGGTATTGGGACAAAAGGAGCGCGACTATCTCAGTCCATTAACCCATAAAAAAATCGAGAAAAAAACCTTCTACGAAAAATCAGGTTCCCTCCCCTACGCCTATCTTGAAGGACAAAGTGAAAGTCGGATTGACGACCATGAAGGGTTCCGATCACTCAATAACTTACTGGACAAACTACGCGCCTATCAGGATAAAGGCCTGTCTTTCATCCTCGCTCCCCAAGAATTTAAAAAAGCATGGACCCAACAAATGGAGGTCTTTCAATTGCTAAGTAACAGTCCCCAGAAAAAAACAGAGGCCTTTGTTGTCCGGAATAATCGATTTGTTGAATCCTTGCTTAAATTGGAGCCGGATAAAATCAACTTAAACAAGGAACAAAAAGATAAGATCCACCGGGATATGTACATCGAAGAAGCCTATTTCATCCTCAGTGATCTGATTCAAAAAGAAAAACCTTAA